The following proteins are co-located in the Pararge aegeria chromosome 3, ilParAegt1.1, whole genome shotgun sequence genome:
- the LOC120636965 gene encoding uncharacterized protein LOC120636965: MEQHSRMNNLEIQCLPEHRAENLPNIITQIGKVTGTCISDADIHKCTRIAKISRENPRPRSVFVKFSSPRIRDTFLAGVMKFNKRIKDEKLNTSHIGIGGENKPIYVVEHLTPELKKIHASARLTAKKLKYRFVWIKNGRVFLRKTDESEHIVIRNIEQLEQLKS; encoded by the coding sequence ATGGAGCAGCACTCGAGAATGAATAACTTGGAGATACAATGCCTGCCCGAGCATAGAGCTGAGAACTTACCCAATATCATCACTCAAATAGGAAAGGTAACTGGCACTTGTATCTCAGATGCAGATATTCACAAATGCACAAGGATTGCGAAGATAAGCCGTGAAAATCCACGACCCCGTTCTGTGTTCGTGAAGTTCTCGAGTCCACGAATCCGGGATACATTCTTGGCTGGAGTGATGAAGTTTAATAAGAGAATCAAAGATGAAAAGCTCAACACCAGTCATATCGGAATAGGAGGCGAGAATAAACCAATTTATGTAGTCGAGCACTTGACCCCagaattaaagaaaatacatgCCTCCGCCAGACTGACagctaaaaaactaaaatacagaTTTGTATGGATAAAAAATGGTCGTGTTTTCTTAAGGAAAACTGATGAATCGGAACATATTGTTATACGGAATATTGAACAGTTGGAACAGTTAAAATCTTAA